One region of Sulfurisphaera ohwakuensis genomic DNA includes:
- a CDS encoding 30S ribosomal protein S3, whose protein sequence is MVLVKKYFLQRSMTKVMVDEYLAKQFYNAEYAGVEIVKTPIGTRVIIYAGRPALIIGKGGKTIKQLAQMLERYFGLDNPQITVTSVENPELNARVMAFRLAIALEKGYHFRRAAFITIRRIMNAGALGAEVIISGKLTSERAKYEKLKEGVVYKSGAFLDKIVDRAVAIAMLKPGVYGVEILITKPMKSVDKIELREQPKGPGENMVTVTNVSFIEESQKSGEQK, encoded by the coding sequence ATGGTTTTAGTAAAGAAATATTTCCTTCAAAGATCTATGACAAAAGTAATGGTGGATGAATATTTAGCTAAACAATTTTACAATGCTGAATATGCTGGTGTAGAAATAGTTAAAACACCAATAGGCACAAGAGTTATCATTTATGCTGGAAGACCAGCCCTCATAATAGGAAAAGGTGGTAAAACTATTAAACAATTAGCTCAAATGTTAGAGAGGTATTTTGGTCTAGATAATCCTCAAATAACTGTTACTAGCGTAGAAAATCCAGAGTTAAATGCAAGGGTTATGGCTTTTAGACTAGCAATAGCACTAGAAAAAGGTTATCATTTTAGGAGAGCTGCTTTCATAACCATAAGAAGAATTATGAATGCTGGTGCATTAGGAGCAGAAGTAATTATTAGTGGAAAGCTTACTTCTGAAAGAGCTAAGTACGAAAAACTTAAAGAAGGAGTTGTTTATAAGAGTGGTGCTTTCCTGGATAAGATTGTGGATAGAGCTGTTGCAATAGCTATGTTAAAACCAGGTGTATATGGAGTCGAAATATTAATCACAAAACCAATGAAAAGTGTTGATAAGATTGAACTAAGAGAACAACCTAAAGGACCCGGCGAGAATATGGTAACTGTGACTAATGTAAGTTTCATTGAAGAGTCTCAGAAAAGTGGTGAACAGAAATGA